DNA from Larimichthys crocea isolate SSNF chromosome XIII, L_crocea_2.0, whole genome shotgun sequence:
AGGACATGAATCATCAGGTTTGTATTATACATGTTTGTATGTACAAGTGTCAtgcattgtgtttctgttcttataaaaaaaagctttctccTCAGTCTGACATCAGTCTCATCTGGGACCAAGCTGGTGACACAGACGTGATCTCTCTTCACCTGGTGAACGTGACTGCAAAGGTAAGTCCTCATAGAAAGGAAATGATTGAGGCAGGGAGTTTTGTGCAAAGAAAGATAATAGCTGTGACATGTTCAGATATTAAGCATGAATGAGTGAAAAAAAGCCTGAcatgcaatgaaaacaaatattaacacaAAATATTGTCTGGCAGCATTATTAGTCTAAAGCTTTCGAGTAGAGACTTTAGTAATTTCTTACATTAGTAGCACTTTGTAGTATTTGTCATCCTCTTTTGTGCTGTTGAGTTTGAACTTCTGACTTCTACATTCTTACCTGTAAACCTGAACCACACAGCATATATATGTAATTCATCAATATTAAGAGATTTTATAAGCCTTGACAATATAGTGTCTGCCAAAATCATGGCAAAAGCTTTATTTTCTATTCAGCCTCTATGTTTCAAAAGTATtacctctttttcttttaattgttcaaaatcaatcaaatcttttttttttccagctacAACTATGCCTGGCCTGAAAAACCACATTAAAGGGCTCAAAGAGGTGTTTGATCAGTATGCTGATAGTGAGGGCAATCTAACGAAGGACCAATTCAAGAAGCTGTTGGAGACAGAAATTGAAGACGAAGAGGTTAAGGTAAGAAACTCGACACAACACTTTACATGACATAGTTATTATTAGTAGTTAATTGTAATAATTCTTTCTCCAGGCTATGATTGCTGAGATCGGCGTTGATAAGATCGTGGAGAAGGCGGACCTGGACAACGATGGAAAGTACTCCTTCAGAGAGTTGTGCTTGTGTGCAGCTTACCTGGGCAAACACTGCAATAAACGCTGCGGGAAAAAATGTGACGCATAAAGTGAATAACTAAACaggaaaatgattttcaaagaAATGCCAATTGATTCAAGTGTCATTCAATATGGCtgagaaagaataaaaactatGAAATGTAATTTGGcgtcttttgtattttttctgaaCATAACAGACACagctggaaataaaaaaaggagaacaaagtGTGGGAGGCAACATACACAAGCTCTTGTTAAGGTTGAAGTCATATGCGTACGTAGATATAGTATTTTATGGATGGGGACATCAAACAGGAAGAACAAAGCCAATTCTACAGGATTTCATACTCCAAAGATTTTGTCAGCAGAGtcactttaaaaacagcaaattaaCTTATTTATCTTTGATTAGAACATTAGAATAATTCTACAGTATTTATGATGTGATTTAATTTAgtacaaagactggaagcaggagtcaaaacataaatattaaataacatcAATTCTATCCTAAATGTAGTACTTTTCCTTTAAAGTATGCTCAGTTATTAAGAATTATGGGAGCCCATTTggaagcaaaagaaaagaaaaaaaatggaatgaaaTACAACGTggtgaaacatgaaacattcattcatttgtgtcttttgttttgtattttaggACTCAGTattccccccccaaaaaaatgatCAATTCATCAAGTCAGTTCATGCTTACACAATTTGTAGCTACACGCAAGGCCAGCTTTGCTTCCACAGccaaaaatatgataaaatatgtgAAGTGTTCTGTGTCTGAAGGGGGTTTAAGTCCAAAGAAAACCCCTAGGAGTACATTCAAACTCACTTACAGTACATGAGAGAACGTGAATGCTAGACTCTAGTTTTTACAGTATCTTGGGTACACTGTCTTCACCCGGCAGACATTATTTAGAATGCAGGACAGTGTACTAGTGAGAAAAGGCTGTGACTCTTGATCTATTAAGTGCGGAGgccacagagagaaagcaaTTCAGGTCACTGAACCACTGATTTTCCTTCAGTGTCAATAAAAGAACATGCAGAAGTAAATACTTTGGCAGTCATTACATCAACAAactcttttttattgtttaacttGCACAACTTGTTCTGACCACACTAACAGAAGTCACATTTAGCACCGCCTCATTTCATTAGATCATTGACTGTAGCAGCAAATGTTTGTTGACAGCCAATCACAAGTGCCTCAGAGGGAGGCAGGAGCATGGGAAAGAAGAACCAATAGAAATAGTTTCTAGACTGGCTGGAGTGTGAGTTAACACTTTGTGGAGTCGATGAAAATCCACTTGAAAGGTGGTGATCTTTGCTGGGTATGCTGATAGTGATGGCATGATAAAGAAGGCGGATTTGAACAATTACAATACACATGAACATCTATACATTACACATTAACTGGTTATCCTGCTTcttattcactcattcattttgCATGTAATGCTGTTAACTGTCATGATATTTTCTTCAGGCTGAAATCAATAAGGCTGACTTGAGCAAGGCATTGAGAAGGGGGGAAAGAATAAGTGTGGGTCTCCTGTCCAAATACTACAACAAGGCAGTCAAGGGTTTAGTGCAAAGACTGGAAGTCAGGGGATTATACaccaggaaaagaaaagataaagataTCATAATGACATGAATACTCTTTTATCTCACAATGAATCTCATGTCTTAATTTTCATTTCTTAATTTTCACTTTTACCTCAGCCCTGGGATGAACTGGTGATATGTCATGTCCTGGGCGTAACTCACCTCTCGCTCAGTGCCAGCTGGGTTAGGCTCCAGCCacccgtgaccctgatgaggatgattTATCCTttttaggttttgtttttttagagttGAACATATAAATGCCAGAATGTAATTCATGTgatttgacacaaacacatcaaaaaacagacagagagattgtttttaaatgaa
Protein-coding regions in this window:
- the LOC104922505 gene encoding protein S100-B; translation: MPGLKNHIKGLKEVFDQYADSEGNLTKDQFKKLLETEIEDEEVKAMIAEIGVDKIVEKADLDNDGKYSFRELCLCAAYLGKHCNKRCGKKCDA